One segment of Chelmon rostratus isolate fCheRos1 chromosome 17, fCheRos1.pri, whole genome shotgun sequence DNA contains the following:
- the si:ch211-157c3.4 gene encoding lipopolysaccharide-induced tumor necrosis factor-alpha factor homolog, with the protein MSADGRKEPPPYVIPVEGQGDGVKVYHLHSPFTPPTTQESSTATPVYTSGGGTFGAGFDSEDGKRKFVSYDTALGSNPGMTTCASCQQQVMTNVTYKAGTYAWLMCLLFICCGLVLCCCLIPFFMKKFKDAYHTCPRCNRVLHVEKKKCCK; encoded by the exons ATGAGTGCAGATGGAAGAAAAGAACCGCCTCCTTATGTCATACCAG TTGAAGGTCAGGGGGATGGAGTGAAGGTTTACCACCTCCACAGCCCATTCACACCTCCCACCACACAGGAAAGCTCAACTGCCACGCCAG TGTACACCAGCGGAGGAGGCACCTTCGGTGCAGGTTTCGATTCTGAAGATGGCAAAAGGAAGTTTGTGAGCTACGACACAGCGTTGGGGAGTAACCCCGGCATGACGACCTGTGCTTCCTGCCAGCAGCAGGTCATGACCAACGTCACCTACAAAGCAGGGACGTATGCCTGGCTGATGTGCTTACTCTTCATCTGCTGCGG gttagtgctgtgctgctgcctgaTTCCTTTCTTCATGAAAAAGTTCAAGGATGCGTACCACACCTGCCCCCGCTGCAACAGAGTCCTGCACGTCGAGaagaaaaaatgctgcaaatga